A region from the Bacillus sp. Marseille-P3661 genome encodes:
- the aroE gene encoding shikimate dehydrogenase: MGKLYGVIGHPIGHSMSPAMHNDQFSQLGFDCYYQAFDVEPAQLEKAIEGMRALGIAGFNVTIPHKVDIMKYLDEVNEEAKKIGAVNTVVNDNGRLIGYNTDGKGLVLSLQRLTGTEIQPKSVLIIGAGGAARAIFVTLANIGVARVDIANRTIQKAKQLISVTNTAESHAISMKEAEASLERYDIIINTTSVGMSPNIDDIPLELTNLKRGTILSDIIYNPIETKWLRMGASLGAITQGGVGMLVGQGALAFELWTGEKPDFMRMEEVVINRLGGSKC, from the coding sequence ATGGGGAAATTATATGGAGTGATCGGCCATCCAATTGGGCATTCAATGTCACCAGCTATGCACAATGACCAGTTTTCACAATTAGGGTTTGATTGTTATTATCAAGCTTTTGATGTAGAACCAGCTCAATTAGAAAAAGCAATTGAGGGAATGCGAGCGCTAGGGATAGCTGGGTTTAACGTTACTATTCCGCATAAAGTAGACATCATGAAGTATTTAGATGAGGTAAATGAAGAAGCGAAAAAAATTGGTGCTGTTAATACGGTTGTTAACGATAACGGCAGGCTTATAGGATATAATACGGACGGAAAAGGGTTGGTGTTATCCCTACAACGGTTAACAGGTACTGAGATACAGCCAAAAAGCGTTCTTATTATAGGTGCAGGCGGTGCTGCAAGAGCGATATTTGTTACATTAGCAAATATAGGGGTAGCCCGAGTGGACATTGCAAACCGAACTATACAAAAGGCAAAACAATTAATTTCTGTTACGAACACAGCAGAATCACATGCAATCTCAATGAAAGAAGCAGAGGCTTCCTTGGAAAGATATGATATCATTATTAATACAACATCTGTTGGAATGAGTCCAAATATTGATGATATCCCGTTAGAATTAACAAATTTGAAACGTGGTACCATATTAAGTGATATTATCTATAACCCAATAGAAACCAAATGGTTGCGAATGGGTGCTAGTTTAGGGGCGATTACCCAGGGTGGTGTAGGAATGCTTGTAGGCCAAGGTGCACTAGCCTTTGAACTTTGGACAGGTGAAAAGCCAGATTTTATGAGAATGGAAGAAGTAGTTATAAACCGACTTGGAGGTTCAAAATGTTAA
- the yhbY gene encoding ribosome assembly RNA-binding protein YhbY, whose amino-acid sequence MLTGKQKRFLRSKAHHLNPIFQVGKGGVSENMIKQIKDALEARELMKISVLQNCEFDKTEVAQELASGADAELVQMIGNIIVLYKESKENKQILLP is encoded by the coding sequence ATGTTAACTGGAAAACAAAAACGTTTTTTGCGTTCGAAAGCACATCACCTTAATCCAATTTTTCAAGTTGGAAAAGGCGGAGTAAGTGAAAATATGATTAAGCAAATTAAAGATGCTCTAGAAGCACGGGAACTTATGAAAATTAGCGTACTACAAAATTGCGAATTTGATAAGACTGAAGTTGCCCAAGAATTGGCAAGCGGGGCAGATGCAGAACTTGTCCAAATGATTGGTAATATTATTGTTCTTTATAAGGAATCAAAGGAAAATAAACAGATTTTACTTCCATAA
- a CDS encoding class I SAM-dependent DNA methyltransferase, whose product MSYNYFAMLYDTLMEDVPYESWLNYIDQKVAQYGNGGKRLLDLGCGTGTISIPLALQGYEVTGVDLSDEMLTIAQEKASVARANITFFQQDMRELAGFQSFDCIGIFCDSLNYLQTEEDVLQTFTTIYKQLSPQGLILFDVHSIYKINDIFIGQTYARNDEEISYIWNCYQGETANSVEHELSFFVQCDDYLYERFDEVHFQRTFSIDQYVQMLSQVGFEILEITADFKDENPSEASERIFFTAKKTE is encoded by the coding sequence ATGTCTTACAATTATTTTGCAATGCTATATGATACCTTAATGGAGGATGTACCTTATGAATCATGGTTAAACTATATTGATCAAAAAGTGGCTCAATATGGTAATGGTGGAAAACGATTACTTGACCTCGGTTGTGGGACAGGTACTATTTCTATTCCTTTAGCTCTTCAAGGCTATGAGGTAACTGGAGTTGACCTTTCAGATGAGATGTTAACAATTGCTCAAGAAAAGGCAAGCGTTGCTCGCGCTAATATTACGTTTTTTCAGCAAGATATGCGTGAATTGGCTGGCTTTCAGTCATTTGATTGTATTGGCATATTCTGCGATTCGCTCAATTATCTTCAAACAGAAGAGGATGTATTACAAACATTTACGACCATTTACAAGCAATTATCACCACAAGGCCTTATTTTGTTTGATGTGCATTCTATATATAAAATAAACGATATTTTTATTGGACAGACTTATGCTCGTAACGATGAAGAGATTAGTTATATTTGGAACTGTTATCAAGGTGAAACAGCGAATTCAGTTGAACATGAATTATCCTTTTTTGTCCAGTGCGATGATTATTTATATGAACGATTTGATGAAGTACATTTTCAACGGACATTTTCGATTGATCAATATGTTCAAATGTTAAGCCAAGTAGGATTTGAAATTCTAGAAATAACTGCCGATTTTAAGGATGAAAATCCGAGTGAAGCGAGTGAACGTATTTTTTTTACTGCTAAAAAAACGGAATGA
- a CDS encoding YqzM family protein: MNEFEKNVQSKRNDAVDSAVGFICSFGFFAVIFIVATIISFVG, from the coding sequence ATGAACGAATTTGAAAAAAATGTACAAAGTAAACGTAATGATGCCGTAGATTCTGCAGTAGGTTTTATCTGTTCTTTTGGTTTTTTTGCAGTAATTTTTATTGTTGCAACAATTATTAGCTTTGTAGGCTAA
- the rsfS gene encoding ribosome silencing factor → MSEKDIVSIAAKAADDKKAEELTILDMKGVSLVADYFIICHGNSEKQVQAIAREVKDKANETGIDIRRLEGFEEARWVLIDLGDVIVHVFHRDERIYYNLERLWGDAPRVNIQEILN, encoded by the coding sequence ATGAGTGAAAAGGATATAGTATCAATTGCAGCCAAAGCAGCAGATGATAAAAAAGCAGAAGAATTAACAATTTTAGATATGAAGGGTGTTTCACTTGTTGCTGATTATTTCATCATCTGCCATGGGAATTCGGAAAAACAGGTGCAAGCCATTGCGCGAGAAGTGAAAGATAAAGCAAATGAAACAGGTATCGATATTAGACGGCTGGAAGGCTTTGAAGAGGCTCGTTGGGTTTTAATTGATTTAGGTGATGTCATCGTTCACGTTTTCCACCGAGATGAACGAATTTATTATAATTTAGAGCGTTTATGGGGAGATGCACCTCGAGTTAATATTCAAGAAATATTAAACTAA
- a CDS encoding ComE operon protein 2 has translation MERISWDQYFMAQSHLLALRSTCTRLQVGATIVRDKRIIAGGYNGSVTGGVHCIDEGCYVIDNHCVRTIHAEVNALLQCAKFGVPTDGAEIYVTHFPCIHCTKAIIQSGIKAVYYAEDYKNHPYAIELLNNANVKVEQVELEEMIIDTKNNEKLSFVAELIKQLLEAGVNENEVRKLHEKANKLFTSYL, from the coding sequence ATGGAACGAATATCTTGGGATCAGTATTTTATGGCACAAAGTCATTTATTAGCATTACGAAGTACTTGTACTCGCTTACAGGTGGGTGCAACAATTGTGAGAGACAAACGAATTATTGCGGGAGGGTATAATGGTTCCGTTACTGGTGGGGTGCATTGTATAGATGAAGGTTGTTATGTAATTGATAATCACTGTGTTCGGACGATACATGCAGAAGTAAATGCGTTACTTCAATGTGCAAAATTTGGTGTACCTACCGATGGCGCAGAGATTTATGTAACACATTTCCCGTGCATTCATTGCACCAAAGCTATAATTCAAAGTGGTATAAAAGCTGTTTATTACGCGGAAGACTATAAAAATCACCCGTATGCAATTGAACTTCTGAATAATGCAAATGTAAAAGTCGAGCAGGTTGAGCTTGAAGAAATGATCATCGATACTAAAAATAATGAAAAATTATCATTTGTTGCCGAGTTAATTAAACAGCTATTAGAGGCGGGAGTAAATGAAAATGAAGTGCGCAAATTACACGAAAAGGCAAATAAGCTGTTTACTAGTTATTTGTAA
- a CDS encoding DNA internalization-related competence protein ComEC/Rec2, whose amino-acid sequence MKGNWIYLAIASTLGITATFGNYNLLILICLLMFVIWLIFKGNNLKLLFLCILIFCIFSVTSKWIDKNNQTSLTGEESTFTGEIASPPKIDGNQISFIYKLSSNEKVQLFYYTKTQTEKDSLSKLKVGMDCKLKGSLNVPSKATNEYAFNYLHYLYKRHIHWVLSPVESALTSCVTPTLHHYALERWRTSQLEFIKQNFPEISIGIVQALIFGERSEISRSVEMHFQAFGIIHLLAISGLHVSLIITVVFYCLIRVGISREKSFLILILMLPIYMVISGAAPSVIRACLVTMFVLLSLRFSAVIVPIDALSIAYLLMLFFNPYYVTDVGFQLSFLVSFSLIVSSQSILSHYKNRFVQVLIVTSIAQISSLPIMYYYFYEISILSLPLNVFMVPLVSVVILPLSFLSYFSYLLFEPLGVVLGYLLSKLLSFIYFLLEYAYSSFTLTLTFGRPPLWIVLAYCAAIIFLFKTWEQRSKLILSIGMLVTTLLVHSGLPYLSNSGYITMIDVGQGDSILIELPYRKAVYLIDTGGTLNFNKEKWEQREVESNVGRDVIVPYLKAKGIRSLDKLIITHGDLDHIGGALAILQSSVNVHELVVGEGKTEDEAADEVYTEAIKKKIPITKVKAGDKWSIDKYKFYVLGPSGGEESENNRSIVLYSILGGYKWLFTGDLELEGEQQLLDRFPKLRADILKIGHHGSKTSTSAQLLETLKPKLALISVGKSNRFGHPHNEVISLLLKNRIRVLRTDQHGTITYKFIVNKGTFKWMFPYNDDIR is encoded by the coding sequence TTGAAGGGGAATTGGATTTACCTAGCGATTGCTTCTACCCTTGGGATTACGGCTACCTTTGGAAATTATAATTTATTAATCCTAATATGTTTGTTAATGTTTGTAATTTGGCTTATCTTTAAAGGCAATAATCTCAAATTATTATTTCTTTGTATATTGATATTTTGTATATTTTCTGTTACATCCAAATGGATCGATAAAAACAATCAAACATCGTTAACAGGTGAAGAATCAACTTTTACTGGTGAAATAGCCAGTCCACCCAAAATAGACGGCAATCAGATATCTTTCATTTATAAATTATCTTCTAATGAGAAAGTTCAATTGTTTTACTATACTAAAACGCAAACTGAGAAGGATTCTCTAAGCAAGCTAAAGGTTGGAATGGATTGTAAATTGAAAGGTAGCCTGAATGTTCCGAGCAAAGCTACCAATGAATATGCATTCAATTATTTACACTATTTGTATAAGCGGCACATTCATTGGGTTTTATCTCCTGTAGAATCAGCATTAACAAGTTGTGTGACTCCAACATTACATCATTACGCCTTAGAAAGATGGCGTACCTCTCAACTAGAATTTATTAAACAAAACTTCCCAGAAATATCAATCGGTATTGTCCAAGCTTTAATATTTGGTGAAAGAAGTGAAATAAGTCGTAGTGTGGAAATGCATTTCCAAGCATTTGGTATCATTCACTTATTGGCTATTTCAGGTTTACATGTTAGCTTGATCATCACTGTAGTTTTTTATTGTTTAATTAGAGTTGGGATCTCCAGAGAAAAATCATTTTTAATTCTTATTTTGATGTTACCAATATATATGGTGATTTCTGGAGCAGCGCCCTCTGTGATAAGGGCATGTCTGGTCACTATGTTTGTGTTATTGTCGCTAAGATTTAGTGCAGTAATTGTTCCGATTGATGCATTAAGCATAGCTTATTTATTAATGCTCTTTTTTAACCCCTACTATGTTACGGATGTTGGTTTTCAGCTTTCGTTTTTAGTGAGCTTTTCATTAATTGTTTCTTCGCAAAGTATCCTAAGCCATTATAAAAATCGGTTTGTTCAGGTTCTGATTGTCACATCTATTGCACAAATAAGCTCGTTGCCAATTATGTATTATTATTTTTATGAGATCTCCATTCTAAGCTTGCCGTTAAACGTTTTTATGGTACCTCTTGTTTCCGTTGTAATTCTTCCCCTATCCTTTTTATCTTATTTTAGTTATCTGCTATTTGAACCCTTAGGGGTTGTTTTGGGATATTTGCTGTCAAAATTGTTAAGTTTTATCTATTTTCTGCTTGAGTATGCTTATTCTTCTTTCACTTTAACATTGACATTTGGCAGACCTCCGCTATGGATCGTGCTAGCATACTGCGCTGCGATTATTTTTTTATTCAAAACATGGGAACAGAGATCTAAATTAATCTTATCCATCGGCATGCTGGTGACGACTTTGTTAGTTCATAGTGGTTTGCCTTATCTATCAAATTCAGGATATATAACAATGATTGACGTTGGTCAAGGTGATAGTATTTTAATTGAACTTCCGTACCGCAAAGCTGTTTACTTAATCGATACAGGAGGGACACTAAATTTTAACAAAGAGAAATGGGAACAAAGGGAGGTTGAATCTAATGTTGGGCGGGACGTTATTGTACCATATCTGAAAGCGAAAGGTATTCGCTCCCTAGATAAATTAATCATTACACATGGTGATCTAGACCATATCGGTGGTGCGTTAGCTATCCTACAAAGCAGTGTGAACGTCCATGAGCTTGTTGTTGGAGAGGGTAAAACTGAAGATGAAGCAGCTGATGAGGTTTATACTGAGGCAATTAAGAAAAAGATACCAATAACAAAGGTAAAAGCTGGTGACAAATGGAGCATAGATAAATATAAGTTTTATGTATTAGGCCCTAGCGGTGGGGAAGAAAGTGAAAATAACCGATCAATAGTATTATATTCTATACTAGGTGGATACAAATGGCTATTTACAGGCGATTTAGAATTGGAAGGTGAACAACAACTTCTTGATAGATTTCCAAAGCTTAGAGCAGACATTCTAAAAATAGGCCATCACGGTAGTAAAACATCTACCTCGGCCCAATTGTTAGAAACATTAAAGCCAAAGTTAGCATTAATTTCAGTTGGAAAGTCAAATCGCTTTGGACACCCGCATAATGAGGTTATCTCTTTATTATTAAAAAATCGTATTCGAGTGCTTAGAACTGATCAACATGGCACGATTACTTATAAATTTATCGTTAATAAAGGAACGTTTAAGTGGATGTTCCCATACAATGATGATATAAGGTAG
- the yqeK gene encoding bis(5'-nucleosyl)-tetraphosphatase (symmetrical) YqeK, with protein sequence MERDKALELVKKQLTEKRYNHTLGVMETAVNLAEKYGADLKKAELAAIFHDYAKFRPKDEMRMIILEQAMPKELVEYHSELWHAPVGAFLVQKEIGIEDDDILQAIRFHTTGNKNMSLLDKIVFLADYIEPGRNFPGVDEARELAFKDLDAAVVLALKNTIKFLLDKNQLVYPDTLTTYNALCKKLKGGI encoded by the coding sequence ATGGAGCGAGATAAAGCTTTAGAGTTAGTAAAAAAACAGCTGACCGAAAAACGGTATAATCATACCTTAGGTGTAATGGAAACCGCTGTAAATTTAGCAGAAAAGTATGGAGCTGATCTAAAAAAAGCAGAACTGGCAGCAATATTTCATGATTATGCTAAATTTCGCCCAAAGGATGAAATGAGAATGATTATATTGGAGCAAGCTATGCCTAAAGAGTTGGTAGAGTATCACTCAGAATTATGGCATGCTCCAGTTGGTGCCTTCCTCGTACAAAAAGAAATCGGGATTGAAGATGATGATATTTTACAAGCTATTAGATTTCATACAACGGGTAATAAAAATATGTCGCTTCTAGACAAGATTGTATTTTTGGCTGATTATATAGAACCAGGCAGGAATTTTCCTGGTGTTGATGAGGCTAGAGAACTCGCTTTTAAAGATTTAGATGCTGCAGTGGTTTTAGCGCTAAAAAATACGATAAAATTCCTATTGGATAAAAATCAGCTCGTATATCCCGATACGTTAACAACATATAATGCACTATGCAAAAAATTAAAAGGAGGAATTTAA
- the yqeH gene encoding ribosome biogenesis GTPase YqeH, which produces MENQVLNCSGCGVKLQTENKDQLGYAPPSTLSREIVICQRCFRLKNYNEIQDVSLTDDDFLKILNGIGSSEGLVVKLVDIFDFNGSWLPGLHRFVGNNKVILVGNKVDLLPKSVKRTKLVNWMQHSAKELGLKASGIYLISAAKGEGVKELAAEIDSIRDNKDVYVVGSTNVGKSTFINRIIKEFTGEEDVITTSQFPGTTLDLIDIPLDDGSSLFDTPGIINHHQMAHYVDAKGLKVISPKKEIKPRSFQVNEGQTLFFGGLARFDYVSGGRSSFTCYVSNELNIHRTKLEKADQLYIEHLGELLSPPFKDNAKELPEFEKHEFTIKQEKTDVVFHGLGWITCNEAGAKIVAHVPKGVGVTIRQSLI; this is translated from the coding sequence GTGGAGAATCAAGTATTAAATTGTTCAGGATGTGGGGTAAAATTACAAACTGAAAACAAAGATCAGTTAGGTTATGCTCCTCCGTCAACCTTAAGTAGAGAGATTGTCATATGCCAACGCTGTTTTCGTTTGAAAAATTATAATGAAATCCAAGACGTGTCACTGACGGATGATGACTTTTTAAAAATATTGAATGGAATAGGCTCATCGGAAGGGTTGGTTGTAAAACTTGTTGATATTTTTGACTTTAATGGTAGTTGGTTGCCTGGTCTACACCGTTTTGTTGGAAATAACAAGGTAATATTGGTTGGGAATAAGGTTGATTTATTACCGAAGTCTGTAAAGAGAACAAAGTTAGTCAATTGGATGCAGCATTCTGCTAAGGAACTAGGTCTAAAGGCGAGTGGTATATATTTAATTAGTGCTGCAAAAGGTGAAGGAGTGAAGGAACTAGCTGCTGAAATTGATTCTATACGAGACAATAAAGATGTATATGTGGTTGGAAGTACAAATGTTGGGAAGTCTACTTTCATTAATAGAATAATTAAAGAATTTACTGGTGAAGAAGATGTAATTACAACATCTCAATTTCCTGGGACAACATTAGATTTAATTGATATTCCGTTGGATGATGGATCCTCTTTATTTGATACACCGGGTATCATAAATCATCATCAAATGGCACATTATGTTGATGCAAAGGGGCTTAAGGTTATTTCTCCTAAGAAGGAGATTAAACCAAGGAGTTTCCAAGTTAATGAAGGACAAACACTATTTTTTGGGGGACTAGCAAGGTTTGATTACGTCAGTGGTGGCAGAAGTTCTTTCACCTGCTATGTATCTAATGAATTAAATATTCATCGTACAAAGTTGGAAAAGGCAGATCAACTATATATCGAACATTTGGGGGAATTATTATCTCCACCATTCAAAGATAATGCCAAGGAGTTACCTGAATTTGAGAAACATGAATTTACTATAAAACAAGAAAAAACAGATGTGGTTTTTCATGGACTAGGATGGATAACTTGTAATGAAGCGGGCGCAAAGATTGTAGCCCATGTTCCAAAAGGTGTTGGCGTTACGATCAGACAATCATTAATATAA
- the rpsT gene encoding 30S ribosomal protein S20, which yields MPNIKSAIKRVNVSESRRAQNISVKSDMRTAIKKVETLVVNNDVENAKSAYITAAQKLDKAARKGLIHKNAAARQKSRLAKKLNEVNA from the coding sequence ATGCCAAATATTAAATCTGCTATTAAACGCGTAAATGTAAGTGAATCACGTCGTGCTCAAAACATTTCTGTTAAATCTGACATGCGTACAGCTATCAAAAAGGTTGAAACGCTTGTTGTTAATAACGATGTAGAAAACGCTAAGAGCGCTTATATTACTGCTGCTCAAAAGCTTGATAAAGCTGCTCGTAAAGGTCTTATCCATAAAAATGCTGCAGCTCGTCAAAAATCTCGTTTAGCAAAAAAGTTAAATGAAGTTAACGCATAA
- the holA gene encoding DNA polymerase III subunit delta: protein MSVIDELHKKIKNKNIANLYLLYGTEEFLIDETLKLLIQETLEPSEQEFNLSIFDMNDVPVDIAMEDAETLPFMGERKIVIVRDPIFLTGQKEKSKITHDLKKLEQYLENPSPDSVVIFVGLYEKLDERRKIVKLLKKNGEVLHAEVMDERSIQKWIVDRVGRSQKLISDSAVQFLMKLVGPNLMLLANEVDKLVLYIGNDSEIGESTVQKLVPRTLEQNIFSLIDMIVKRRTADALTYFYDLLEQKEEPIKILSLLAQQFRLIYQVKELFKRGYGQNQTGTYLKVHPYRVKLASLQAEKFPEEELVGIMNQLAEIDYKMKTGRMDKKLLIELFIIGLNSK, encoded by the coding sequence GTGTCCGTGATTGATGAGTTACATAAGAAGATTAAAAATAAAAACATTGCTAATTTATATTTATTATATGGAACGGAAGAGTTTCTGATTGATGAAACCTTGAAGTTATTAATTCAGGAAACCCTAGAGCCGAGTGAACAAGAGTTTAATCTATCTATTTTTGATATGAATGATGTTCCGGTTGATATTGCTATGGAGGATGCTGAAACACTTCCTTTCATGGGCGAACGGAAAATAGTAATTGTAAGAGATCCGATCTTTCTAACCGGGCAAAAGGAAAAAAGTAAAATAACACATGATCTGAAAAAATTGGAACAATATCTAGAAAATCCCTCGCCTGATAGTGTTGTCATATTCGTTGGTTTGTATGAAAAATTAGATGAACGGCGAAAAATTGTTAAATTGTTAAAAAAAAATGGTGAGGTCTTACATGCAGAAGTAATGGATGAAAGAAGTATTCAAAAGTGGATAGTTGATAGAGTTGGACGCTCACAAAAACTTATTTCTGATAGTGCTGTTCAGTTTTTAATGAAATTAGTAGGACCAAACCTGATGTTACTAGCCAATGAAGTAGATAAGTTAGTTCTTTATATCGGAAATGATTCAGAAATTGGCGAATCAACTGTACAAAAGTTAGTTCCACGGACGTTGGAACAAAATATTTTTTCATTAATAGATATGATTGTAAAAAGAAGAACTGCCGATGCTTTAACTTATTTTTATGATTTGTTAGAACAAAAAGAGGAACCGATAAAAATTTTATCTTTGCTAGCACAGCAATTTCGCTTGATATACCAAGTAAAGGAATTATTTAAAAGAGGGTATGGTCAAAATCAGACGGGGACTTATTTAAAAGTGCATCCATACCGTGTAAAGTTAGCAAGTTTACAAGCTGAAAAGTTTCCTGAAGAAGAATTGGTAGGTATTATGAATCAACTAGCTGAGATAGATTATAAAATGAAGACAGGTAGGATGGATAAAAAGTTGCTTATAGAGCTGTTCATTATCGGATTAAATAGTAAATAG
- a CDS encoding helix-hairpin-helix domain-containing protein, with protein sequence MEILKVFQKNPKVVTGFLLCFIFLGALLFINNTVDKKDKEDTALVLENELNEFKGLQQEQDAKEELGEDLQPVEPEQVYVDVKGSVQKPDVYSIESNKRIYDAIELAGGFTAEADQARINLAARVKDEMVIYVPAIGEEHDPFFQQLETANEHHDGKININSATSDQLQQLPGIGPAKATSIINYREEHGPFKNSNDLLNISGIGEKSLEKILDLITVYFVFYII encoded by the coding sequence ATGGAAATACTGAAGGTTTTTCAGAAAAATCCAAAAGTAGTAACTGGCTTTTTACTTTGCTTTATTTTTTTAGGTGCATTATTGTTCATTAATAACACGGTGGATAAGAAGGATAAGGAGGATACCGCGTTAGTGCTTGAGAATGAACTTAATGAATTTAAGGGTTTACAACAAGAGCAAGATGCAAAAGAAGAGTTGGGGGAGGATCTACAACCAGTTGAACCCGAGCAAGTCTATGTCGATGTAAAAGGCTCTGTCCAAAAACCTGATGTGTATAGTATTGAATCAAACAAAAGAATATATGATGCTATAGAATTAGCAGGTGGTTTTACTGCCGAGGCAGACCAAGCTCGGATCAATTTAGCTGCCCGCGTAAAAGATGAAATGGTTATTTACGTGCCAGCGATCGGGGAAGAGCATGACCCTTTTTTTCAGCAATTGGAAACAGCTAATGAACATCACGATGGGAAAATAAACATCAACAGTGCGACGAGTGACCAATTACAACAGCTACCTGGTATAGGCCCGGCTAAAGCAACAAGTATCATTAACTACCGTGAAGAACATGGTCCATTTAAAAATAGTAATGACTTATTAAATATATCTGGAATAGGAGAAAAATCATTAGAAAAAATTCTGGACTTAATCACTGTATATTTCGTTTTTTATATAATATGA
- the comER gene encoding late competence protein ComER, giving the protein MNIGIIGTGNMGKILIDAFINSNAISENKLTVVNRTRAKAEKLKCKYPHIQVVNTPEEVVNNAEYIFLCVKPLEIHPLLKNLNSEIKENQCIISITSPISVRQLESILSCSVVRAIPSINNRVLSGTSLLTFGNNCSDHHREQIERLMEKISTPVIIEESITRIASDITSCGPAFFTYLLRQFIESAIEETEISREQATLLATKMLIGMGQLIEKEVFTLETLQEKVCVKGGITGEGIKVLEREVGDMFNQLIQSTHSKYEHEKEKIYEQFGINT; this is encoded by the coding sequence GTGAATATTGGTATAATTGGTACAGGGAATATGGGAAAAATCTTAATTGATGCATTCATAAATTCAAATGCCATTAGTGAAAATAAATTAACTGTAGTGAATCGAACAAGAGCTAAAGCAGAAAAACTTAAGTGTAAATATCCACATATTCAAGTGGTTAACACTCCCGAAGAGGTTGTAAATAATGCCGAATATATATTTTTATGCGTTAAACCGCTTGAAATCCACCCCCTTTTAAAAAATCTGAACTCGGAAATCAAAGAAAATCAATGTATTATCTCAATTACAAGTCCAATTAGCGTTAGACAATTAGAGTCCATTTTATCTTGCTCTGTTGTACGTGCAATTCCAAGTATTAATAATCGAGTTTTAAGCGGGACATCCTTATTAACCTTTGGAAATAATTGTAGTGACCATCATCGAGAACAAATTGAGAGACTTATGGAGAAAATATCGACACCTGTTATTATTGAAGAAAGCATTACAAGGATTGCATCTGATATCACTAGTTGCGGCCCGGCATTTTTCACTTATCTTCTTAGACAGTTTATTGAATCAGCAATAGAGGAAACAGAGATTTCTAGGGAGCAAGCCACACTTTTAGCAACTAAAATGTTGATCGGCATGGGACAATTAATTGAAAAAGAAGTTTTTACTCTCGAAACATTACAAGAAAAAGTTTGTGTTAAAGGTGGAATAACCGGGGAAGGTATCAAAGTGCTTGAAAGAGAAGTAGGTGATATGTTCAACCAGCTAATTCAAAGCACACATTCCAAATATGAACATGAAAAAGAAAAAATTTATGAACAATTTGGCATAAATACTTAA
- a CDS encoding nicotinate-nucleotide adenylyltransferase: MKVGLLGGTFDPPHYGHLMIAQEVLTNLKLDQIWFIPTNVPPHKDGTNTDGLDRIEMVNRAIAGNPNFLINTIEFDRVGPSYTYDTITLLNEIYPQHQFYFIIGADMVEYLPKWHRIEELVDKISFVGVKRPNYKVETKYNLLEVEIPLLDISSSDLRFRFENNLNTRYFLPEDVRQYIEEKSLYGAR, from the coding sequence ATGAAGGTGGGGCTATTAGGTGGTACGTTTGATCCCCCACACTATGGACATTTGATGATTGCCCAAGAAGTACTCACTAATTTGAAACTTGATCAGATTTGGTTCATACCGACAAATGTTCCGCCACATAAGGATGGTACCAACACTGATGGGCTTGATCGAATAGAAATGGTAAATAGAGCAATTGCTGGAAATCCTAATTTTTTAATTAACACAATAGAGTTTGACCGGGTGGGACCATCTTATACATATGACACAATTACTTTATTAAATGAGATATATCCGCAGCATCAATTTTATTTTATCATTGGTGCAGACATGGTTGAATATTTACCGAAGTGGCATCGAATTGAAGAGTTAGTAGATAAAATTTCTTTTGTAGGTGTTAAACGTCCAAACTATAAAGTAGAGACTAAATATAATTTACTAGAAGTTGAAATTCCACTATTGGATATCTCATCTTCTGACCTTAGATTTCGTTTTGAAAACAACTTAAACACAAGATACTTTTTACCCGAAGATGTACGACAATATATTGAGGAGAAAAGTTTATATGGAGCGAGATAA